One Candidatus Nitrososphaera evergladensis SR1 genomic window, CTGCCACGCGTACCCTACGTCGCTCCACATCAGGATGGGCATGTATGGCGCGCTGATAATAGACCCCAAGGACGACGACAAGCCCGAGCCTGCAAGGGAGTTTGTAATAGTGATGGGCGAGTTTGACCCGAAGGATCAGGAGAGCTTTGTGCCAAAGTACTATCTTGTAAACGGCTATGCGGACCAGTACATGGGCGACAATATGCTGCACGCCAAGCAGGGCGAGCTTGTCAGGATGTACGTCATCAACATGGGCACCACGATTCCGTATTCGTTCCACCTGCACAGCACCATCTTCAAGGCGTACCCGTCGGGGCTCTGGTCCAACGACCCGATAGACGCCCAGACGGTCGAAATAGGGCCGGGAAACGCCGCCATGGTCGAGGCGAGGTGGAAGTGGCCCGGGACGTACCTTTTCCACAGCCATGGCCTGCAGGAGGAGCGGGGCAACATGGGCGAGATAATGGTCGAGCCGTCGCAGGGGCCGTACGAAGCAGAGTCGATGATTGGCTGGCAGCACGAGCAGATTGAAAAACTGCAAAAGCCGGAGGTAGTGGAGCACACTGCCGTTACAAACGCCACGGTACAGGCAAGCTCCCATCATGGCACCGGCCCGCAGGTGGCAATCGCAAAAGGGTCATGGGACAACAAGCAAAAGCAAAACTACTCTCCCCGTGAAATGTCTGTCAACGCTGGCTTGGAGGTGACGTGGGTAAACCAGGATGCCACCGTACACACGGTCACAGACAGGCAGGGGGCCTTTGACTCGTCGCTGATAGGAGCAGGCGGCTCGTGGACGCACAAATTCGATAGCGCAGGCAAGTACGACTATTACTGCGCGCTGCATCCGTGGATGGAGGGCACTTTGACTGTGGAGTAGGTCATTTTTTCCTCCCCATCCACTCCCTTTCTTCCAGGTATTCCACAAGTCTTGACAATTCCTGCACCCTTGCGCTTCCGCCCACGTCGTTTCTGCACTCTTTGTAGTGGAGCAGAATCTGCCTGTCTTCCTCGCTTGATATGCTCTTTGCCTCCTCGACCATCTCAAAGAATCTCTCCTCCTTGCCGGTATGGTCGGTGACAAACGCGGCGTACGTCCTTAAAAACCGCGCAACGGGCTCCCTCCGGTCGCCAACCCCATTCTTCCACTCTTTTAGGCTGCGAAGCATCATCCTTGCGACCCTCCTTCCAAACTCGTGCTCTATCTTGAACTTGCGCACCTCTTCTGCGTATTCGTTATTTTTGCGCTCGTTTGCCGGAAAGTACGCCTTTTCCTCCTTGCCGTGATGGAATGCGTCTACAAACTCTTCAATGACTACAGAGATGATCTCGATCTCCTCAAGCGGGATGTGGTCGCCGGCGTACAGCCTGTCAGAGCATTTCTGCGCAATGTCGCGTATGCGCCTGATAGTGACATGGTCCTGCACAAGCTCCCGGGTGCTCATCGCCACGACAGAAAAAGAATGCGCAGGCGCCTCATTATAACAATATCTTGTGTGTATGCACGCTTAAACGCTCAAATACCATTGCATCCCGCTATAACCCAGAGATGGCAACGACTGAACTGGACAACAACGGCAGCAGCAGTCAGGAGGTCATTTATCTTGACTGGAACAATGCCTTGGACGTGCTTGAAAAAGCCTACAAGGCCGGGCTTTTTGTGCTCATCATCGGCCCCAAGGGGACCGGCAAGACCACGCTTGTGCGCAAGTTTGCCTCGGCGATGGAAAAAGAGCTTTATTCCGTAAACTTTTCGCTCAGGACAAGGGAGTCGCACCTTGTCGGCACGAGGACCATTGACAAGGGGCAGATAAATTTTGTCGAAGGCGTGCTGGTAAAATCGATGAAGGAAGGAACGATGCTGTACCTTGACGAGCTAAACGCCGCCGAAGCTGATGTCCTTTTGCGCCTTGACGAGGCCCTTGACGACAGGCGCCAGCTGGTGCTCAAGGAGGCCGAGGGCCAGCTTGTCAAGGCATCGCCGGACTGGTTCGTGATTGCAACGATAAACCCGCTTTCGCACGTGGGGACAAAGGAACTGCCGCCTCAGCTCTTGAGCAGGTTCCCGGTGAGGATGAGGCTTGACTATCCGCCAGAAGACCTGGAGCTGGAGATAGTAAAGAGGCACGTCAAGATGGACAACGATGACGGCAAGATGCGCGACGTCAAGCACGCAATCCAGCTTGCAAGGAGCCTGCGCGATGCGGCAGCCGTTGAAGAGCTGTATTACAGCCCGTCGCTCCGGGAGACCATAGCATTTGCCAAGATGCTAAACGCAGGGCTTTCAGGCAGGCAGGCTGCCGAGGTTGTGTACGCAAACGCGTACGACCAGTGGGGCCAGGTGGAATACCAGAAGGTGCTGGACATGATAACCTCTATCTTTGGCGACAAGTGACACGATGTCCAAGCTTGAAAAAAGCGTGATGCGAAACGACATCCTCCTGGACATCGCCACGTTTCTTGCCCGCAGGTGGTCCGGCAATGACAAGACAGTCGTCGCGCTTGCGCCAGACAAGCCGCCTGCCACAAAGCCGGACAAGAGCCAGGTGACGCTTCCGACGCTTGCATACTATGTCGGCACGGATTTCCAGAAATACAGGCAGTGGCGCGTCGCCCTCTGGTACGAGTCTATGCGCATGCGCCATTCAAGCAAGGTTCTCTCAAACGAGCACGCGTTTGGCTTCCTCTTGAACACGCTTGAAACAAAGCGCGTCGAGATTCTTGGACTTGCCGACTGGGAAGGCATGGAAAACGAGCTGATATTTTACGAGGGGATATCGTGGCAGTCCCGGCAACTTTTGAACACCATCTACGGCAGATACAAGATTGCAGAGGCGTTTTCGCAGTATTTCCTGACAGGCTATGTAAAGGGCGAGCTTTTCGGGGGCGAGCTTGAAAAGGTGCAAAAGGCCGTTGAGTTTGCCAACGAAGTGGTAAAGGAGGCCCTTGACAACAACTATGGCACAGAGTGGGTCGAGCAGCAAATTCCA contains:
- a CDS encoding AAA family ATPase, with the protein product MATTELDNNGSSSQEVIYLDWNNALDVLEKAYKAGLFVLIIGPKGTGKTTLVRKFASAMEKELYSVNFSLRTRESHLVGTRTIDKGQINFVEGVLVKSMKEGTMLYLDELNAAEADVLLRLDEALDDRRQLVLKEAEGQLVKASPDWFVIATINPLSHVGTKELPPQLLSRFPVRMRLDYPPEDLELEIVKRHVKMDNDDGKMRDVKHAIQLARSLRDAAAVEELYYSPSLRETIAFAKMLNAGLSGRQAAEVVYANAYDQWGQVEYQKVLDMITSIFGDK
- a CDS encoding hemerythrin domain-containing protein translates to MSTRELVQDHVTIRRIRDIAQKCSDRLYAGDHIPLEEIEIISVVIEEFVDAFHHGKEEKAYFPANERKNNEYAEEVRKFKIEHEFGRRVARMMLRSLKEWKNGVGDRREPVARFLRTYAAFVTDHTGKEERFFEMVEEAKSISSEEDRQILLHYKECRNDVGGSARVQELSRLVEYLEEREWMGRKK
- a CDS encoding multicopper oxidase domain-containing protein, which produces MPSENNNNNDGGKKLLAIAIVAAIASSIVAGSLFFLAPEGQALGEMDNNINNNDNDDNNSNNNKKEVTLVAEEAQIEIAPGERVKAWTYNGTVPGPTLRFTEGDNVTIHFINKTPLAHTLHLHGNHDDESDGVHPQVLPGQSYNYTFVADPAGALMYHCHAYPTSLHIRMGMYGALIIDPKDDDKPEPAREFVIVMGEFDPKDQESFVPKYYLVNGYADQYMGDNMLHAKQGELVRMYVINMGTTIPYSFHLHSTIFKAYPSGLWSNDPIDAQTVEIGPGNAAMVEARWKWPGTYLFHSHGLQEERGNMGEIMVEPSQGPYEAESMIGWQHEQIEKLQKPEVVEHTAVTNATVQASSHHGTGPQVAIAKGSWDNKQKQNYSPREMSVNAGLEVTWVNQDATVHTVTDRQGAFDSSLIGAGGSWTHKFDSAGKYDYYCALHPWMEGTLTVE